The proteins below come from a single candidate division WOR-3 bacterium genomic window:
- a CDS encoding MFS transporter — protein sequence MNFLSIKNIFRSFKYYNFRLYFSGQSISLIGTWIQRLAMPWLVYRLTNSPFLLGAVGFVGQVPTFLFTPFAGVLVDRWNKYQTLIITQVLAMIQALIIFFLYILKVLNIWQIFILSIFLAIINAFDMPLRQAFIIELIDNKEDLGNAIALNSLMVNMARLLGPSLAGILISLTNEGICFLVNAISYIFVIIFLLKMKISNNRRENKKEFLSLFKDLKEGFLYVFGFPPLRYIILLLALISLVGMPYTILMPIFASKILHGNAYTFGFLMAGSGIGALIAGLYLASRKTVLGLGRILAFSPIIFGLGLILFSLSRNFLLSFLMMIVTGFGMILNMTGSNTLLQTITEDDKRGRVMSFYTMAFIGIAPFGSLLAGTLASIIGAPNTLLFGGICAIIGGILFALKLPEIRRLVRPIYLKLGIISEIPNNLPSSH from the coding sequence GTGAATTTTTTAAGCATTAAAAATATTTTTCGTTCTTTTAAATATTACAATTTTCGCCTCTATTTTTCTGGTCAAAGTATTTCCCTTATTGGTACTTGGATACAAAGATTGGCAATGCCTTGGTTAGTCTATCGTTTAACCAATTCTCCTTTTCTTTTAGGTGCGGTTGGTTTTGTTGGTCAGGTGCCCACTTTTTTGTTTACTCCTTTTGCCGGTGTTTTGGTTGACCGTTGGAATAAATATCAGACTTTAATTATTACCCAAGTTTTGGCAATGATTCAGGCTTTAATAATTTTCTTTCTTTATATCTTGAAAGTTTTAAATATCTGGCAGATATTTATTTTAAGTATTTTTCTGGCAATTATTAATGCTTTTGATATGCCTTTGAGGCAGGCTTTTATTATTGAACTGATTGATAATAAGGAAGATTTGGGTAATGCCATTGCCTTAAACTCCTTAATGGTTAATATGGCTCGGCTTTTAGGTCCTTCCTTGGCAGGAATATTAATCTCTTTGACCAATGAAGGAATATGTTTTTTAGTGAATGCGATTAGTTATATTTTTGTTATTATCTTTCTTTTGAAAATGAAGATTAGTAATAATAGAAGAGAAAATAAAAAAGAGTTTTTATCCCTTTTTAAAGATTTGAAAGAGGGTTTTTTGTATGTTTTTGGTTTTCCACCATTAAGATATATCATTCTTCTTTTGGCATTAATAAGTCTTGTTGGTATGCCTTACACAATTCTTATGCCTATTTTTGCTTCTAAGATTTTACACGGTAATGCTTATACTTTTGGATTTTTGATGGCTGGCTCCGGAATTGGTGCTTTGATTGCTGGTCTTTATCTTGCTTCTCGAAAAACGGTTTTAGGTTTAGGAAGAATTCTTGCTTTTTCACCAATAATTTTTGGACTCGGTTTAATCCTTTTTTCTCTTTCGCGAAATTTTTTACTCTCTTTTTTGATGATGATTGTTACTGGTTTTGGAATGATTTTAAATATGACTGGTAGCAATACCTTATTACAGACAATTACCGAAGATGATAAAAGAGGAAGGGTAATGAGTTTTTATACAATGGCATTTATTGGTATTGCTCCTTTTGGCAGTCTTTTGGCAGGAACATTGGCAAGTATTATTGGTGCTCCTAATACCCTTTTATTTGGTGGAATCTGTGCTATTATTGGTGGAATTTTATTTGCTCTTAAATTACCCGAAATAAGAAGATTGGTAAGACCGATCTATTTAAAATTAGGAATTATTTCAGAAATCCCAAATAATCTTCCCTCTTCTCATTAA
- a CDS encoding RsmB/NOP family class I SAM-dependent RNA methyltransferase: protein MKLPEKFIFRYEKVIPDFPHFLEFLERRLRIYIRINPLKANEQDREEIIRKYDCEPIPFYPYAFKLKSERDEVSIGNTLEHFLGYIYVQDMASMIPPIVLEPKKYEKVLDLTAAPGSKTTLISALMENTGLIVANDINIDRLKALTGNIDRMGSLNVVITNLHGERFGNLFYEYFDKVLLDAPCSSEGTINKNYEVLNHWSEFYINKMAKIQKNLIISAFKSLKKGGTLVYSTCTFAPEENEGVINFLLNKYENAILEEINIPGIKICEGITKWEGFENEELKKCVRIYPHYNECEGFFVCKIKKI from the coding sequence TTGAAACTTCCTGAAAAGTTTATCTTTCGATACGAAAAGGTTATTCCTGATTTTCCTCACTTTTTAGAATTTTTAGAAAGAAGATTAAGAATTTATATAAGAATAAATCCCTTAAAGGCAAACGAACAAGATAGGGAAGAGATTATAAGAAAGTATGATTGTGAGCCAATACCTTTTTATCCTTATGCCTTTAAGTTAAAAAGCGAAAGGGATGAAGTTTCTATCGGTAATACCTTGGAACATTTTTTAGGTTATATTTATGTCCAAGATATGGCTTCAATGATTCCACCAATTGTTTTGGAACCGAAGAAGTATGAAAAGGTATTAGACTTAACCGCTGCTCCCGGTTCCAAGACGACATTAATTTCGGCATTAATGGAAAATACCGGTTTAATAGTTGCCAATGACATAAATATTGACAGATTAAAAGCATTAACTGGTAATATTGACCGAATGGGCTCTCTAAATGTCGTAATTACTAATTTACACGGTGAAAGATTTGGCAACCTCTTTTATGAATATTTTGATAAAGTCTTGTTAGATGCTCCGTGTAGTAGCGAAGGAACGATTAATAAAAATTATGAAGTCCTAAACCATTGGAGTGAGTTTTATATTAATAAAATGGCAAAAATCCAAAAGAATTTAATTATCTCGGCTTTCAAAAGCCTTAAAAAAGGTGGAACCTTGGTTTATTCTACCTGTACTTTTGCACCGGAAGAGAATGAAGGAGTAATAAATTTTTTATTAAATAAATATGAGAATGCTATTTTAGAAGAGATAAATATTCCTGGTATAAAAATCTGTGAAGGAATTACTAAATGGGAAGGATTTGAGAACGAAGAATTGAAAAAATGTGTAAGGATTTATCCCCATTATAATGAATGTGAAGGTTTTTTTGTCTGTAAGATTAAAAAGATTTAA